A section of the Haliaeetus albicilla chromosome 6, bHalAlb1.1, whole genome shotgun sequence genome encodes:
- the RCSD1 gene encoding capZ-interacting protein, whose translation MENRPAETNSEVDKSASPSVAQLAGKFKEQAANITGKEVPPHKPARRKPPCSLPLYPHKTETSDNDEQKRSPNACPIPKVKVKSSPMIEKLQANLAFAPAALLPGASPKSPGLKALVSPFSTPPSTPSSPGIQSQPSEGNETPVSFDQPPEGTQLQFYNKVRTRGSIKRRPPSRRFRRSLSEYGDGEDLGVNISSPENGAKEDGDEVFGPKAKTEEAETGSKEQKKQTGSDEKPPSRRGSSRSDEEKGEKQAEEMTPCKSDAGDTKEEEVCCSAPGEENSPQPPSGNKEEKVCEGLQGEEQQGSTCEQEKGDKEKEEAEAEAEAKEPSESTDTWRTSDTKEASLAPEPLQDAVGLETASEPSTSATQDQGTA comes from the exons AACAGGCCAGCAGAGACAAACTCAGAGGTGGACAAGTCGGCATCACCCTCAGTGGCTCAGCTAGCAGGGAAATTCAAAGAGCAAGCAGCCAATATCACTGGAAAAGAG gTACCACCACATAAGCCAGCTCGGAGGAAACCACCATGCTCTCTTCCATTGTATCCCCACAAAACTGAGACAAGTGACAATGATGAGCAA aagcGGTCTCCAAATGCTTGCCCCATTCCTAAGGTCAAGGTGAAAAGCTCCCCCATGATTGAAAAGCTGCAG GCCAATCTAGCTTTTGCTCCAGCTGCTTTGCTGCCGGGAGCATCTCCCAAAAGCCCTGGTCTGAAAGCCCTGGTTTCTCCGTTCAGCACCCCTCCCTCAACGCCCAGCAGCCCAGGGATTCAGTCCCAGCCCAGTGAAGGGAATGAGACGCCCGTCAGCTTTGATCAACCCCCGGAAGGCACTCAGCTGCAATTCTATAACAAG GTGCGGACGCGGGGATCGATAAAGCGCAGGCCTCCCTCCAGGAGGTTCCGAAGATCTCTGTCCGAGTACGGAGACGGCGAAGATTTAGGGGTCAACATCTCCTCTCCAGAAAATGGTGCCAAGGAAGATGGGGATGAGGTATTTGGGCCCAAGGCCAAGACAGAGGAGGCAGAAACAGGgagcaaagagcaaaagaaacagaCAGGGTCTGATGAGAAGCCCCCATCAAGGAGAGGATCCAGCAGatcagatgaagaaaaaggggaaaaacaggcAGAGGAAATGACTCCTTGCAAGAGTGATGCAGGGGATACGAAGGAGGAGGAAGTGTGTTGTAGTGCCCCAGGGGAGGAGAACTCTCCCCAGCCTCCATCTGGaaacaaggaggagaaggtgtgTGAGGGtctccagggagaagagcagcaaggcAGCACCTGTGAACAGGAAAAGGGGgacaaggagaaggaagaagctgAAGCTGAAGCTGAAGCAAAGGAGCCCAGTGAGAGCACAGACACATGGAGAACGTCAGACACTAAAGAAGCATCGCTGGCACCTGAACCGCTGCAGGACGCTGTAGGCTTAGAGACTGCCAGTGAGCCTTCAACATCAGCCACACAGGACCAGGGCACAGCGTAA